atttgttttaaagGAATATTACTGATCAATTGCGAAACACACGCACATGATATATtgacatatataaatatcagcGAAatttgtgcatgcatgcaggaaaaaggaagaaggatAAGTACTACTACGAATAACGTACTTGATATACCGTTCGATATTGCGAGTTTCCATATATGTCTCCCGTTAGAAATTTGTTAGATGGTTGCTGCCTCTTAAAGAAGCTCTAAGGTTTTACAGTTAAATTTTGGTCCTTATCCTCGAGATGATAGACTTTTATGGAACTGTACGTGATAAGAATGGGGTGTTTACTGTAAAAAGTGCCTGTAAGTTCTTTTATTCTCTGAAGTTTAgcagtgttaagatataaaatgataaaattaccacttgtcccaaaagcttaagctgatgggaagaggtagattttatcattttatatcttaacactccccctcacttGTGGGCCAGACTTCCCCTTAATGAGTAGGCCCaacaagtggaatatttaattaaatggggtagagtgtagagtcggggttcgaactcaggacctctgctctgataccatgtgaaatcaccaatgttaagatataaaatgataaaatctacctcttcccatcagcttaagcttttgggacaagtggtgatttcacatggtatcagagcagaggtcctgagttcgaatcccgactctacactctaccccatttaattaaatattccacttgttGGGCCTACTCATTAAGGGGAAGTCTGGCCCACaagtgagggggagtgttaagatataaaatgataaaatctatctcttcccatcagtttaagcttttgggacaagttgTGATTTCACAAGCAACAATGAGGGAGAATGTTCCGTTAATGCTCCATCTCATTATTCCGGCTGGAAGAAATTATGGAAATTACAGATTCCAAATGTAGTAAAAGTGTTTTCTTGGAGGGCTCTTAAGGATATATGGGCTTCCCACTCTAcataatctgaaaaaaaaaaaaaaaaaggtggcaACAGCACATATGTGTGCAATCTCTGTCAGAATAAACTCGAGGATACAAGTCATTCACTTGTTTTATGTTCTCTGTTGAGGCCCTATTGGAAGAAGCAGTTCGGTTTTCTGGATTTAGATGGTGAGCAAGAAGATTATACAAACTAGTACTTCAGGAAGCTTACAAAAATTCTTCCTCATGGCTTGGGCTTTTTGGCACAGAAGAAATCTGTACTTATATCAAGGAATTATTCAAAGTCCTGCACTCTCTCTAGAACATGCTCTAACTCTCTACAGAGAATGTGATGAATCCCACTCAAGCACTAGCTATGAATTATAAGTGGCATCCCCCTCCAGCTGCAGTGCTAAAATTAAACACTAATGGTGCTATTTTGGCAGATTTATCTTCATCAGGCATTGGTGCGACCTTAAGAGATTCTCATGAAAAAGTATTACTGTCAGCAAGTGGTAGGGAGAATGAGGTACAAGATCCAATTGAAGTTTAATTGCTTGCCATCTTGAGGGGTATGCAGTTATGCATTCCAATGGGTATTTCAGAACTAATTGTGGAATATCATGATTCTCTACTAAGTGTACAAGCAATTCAAAGCATGGAGGAACCTATGTCAATGCAGGGTAACCTGATATATGCTACGGAGgacttaggagacgtttggattcaaagatgacttgagatgagttgagatagattgtgaatagtaatgagatgagttgtgaatagtagtgagatttgtgaataataatgaatagtagtgagatgagttgagatgagctgagataagttgcgaatccaaacatctccttaatgAAGCAGCTTCCTAAGGTCTCCTTTCAACATACTAATCGATTGTCAAATGGAGCTGCGGATGGGTTGGCTAAGCATGCACGGTTTCAGAGTACTTTAGCAGTTTGGGGGGATCATATCCCTAATCCTATTGCTCAAATTGTTGAGTCTGAAATGGTGTAatctgttttctgtttttttattacATAGTTTATGCATATTAGCTATGTAATTTGATTTACAATTTAACTGATGAATATAGTTATGGTTTTCATCCAAAAGAAAAAGTATTCTTACTAGGAAAATATTTGAGTCACAAAattattacacaaaaataaattcacaaactgacgtgatttgatgtggtacatcagattgtaaagttacttttattgtaaagtactAAATCTAACGAATCTCATAAAGTCACGTTAatgtatgaatttatttttatataatttttttatatatataacagttcTTCTCTTATAAACGTCCTCAACCCTAATTGCTAGGTAGCTAATAAAAAAAGGATTGTTGTATTGTTGGGCTCTGGCCTGTTATCGGGATATTCATTTGTGGACTGATGTAGGCCTTAGGCCCATAAGGGTATGGGTCAATCCATTTACAGATTAATGAAGAGATCAATTCAGCTTCTACGTTTACCCTATATATGTAAGTGACAATTGGCCCGCTGTGTAGTAaggtatttttaaatatttttagatattatatGTTCAAGCATTTCATtcttaaatatcactcaaatataaagtattttttaattttaaatcttcacttttttatctaataattattcaaaAGTAAAACCCAATACAACTTtgtcgaataaaaaaaaaacaacacgatatttttaaattttaaaacaaaaattatattaaaaaattacattcaaataattttttaattttttaatatttttatttaattttttctctcttccaaaacccaataaaatatttttaactcaaatcatttcactattatttacaaactgttaattactattcacaaatattaattGTGAGATATTCTAAAAGTCAGAACCCATCacttaggctacgtttggatgctgagatgaattgagttgagttgtgaatagtagtattttgtgaGTCCCATTATgaataggttgagatgagtttaactttttaggttgaaatgtatAAAGTATGATGcaatgagtttaacttttttttatggaaagttaaaaaaatagtgaatctcatcaatgattgatttgagatgGATTGAATTTGGCTTAAcatcaaacacaaccttagtctactgaaaattcaaaatagaaggaATACATAGTAGTAGACTAGTAGTAGTATATATCCTTTTTGCATTCACAGACACTCTAATAATTTCAAACATACGCGCATGCAATATAAAAATGCAAGCTAATAGATCACAAGTAAGATCataaggaaaagagaaaagctGGTCTGTCCAAGTGCAATGCAAATAGACACATTGCAAAACCCAAACACCCacaacaaattatttaatatcttcaattaaaaaaaatttacaagaataTCGATCAACAATACCCTAAGAGGAAAAGCATACATTTCCTtcgatctttttgtttttgggcaTATCTCTCTTTCTGGGCTTCCAAGTAGTAAATGACACGGACAATATTAATAACAATGACAGAtacaactaattaataaaaaaagagcaACAGGGCATATTGCATGACGGCCTGACCTATCGttctaaaagaaaatcaaaatacaaaagacATAAATTAAGAATGGCCTAACCAAACATagacatgatctcacacttactaacaacaaaataaatagagcAGAAAACATTCTCTGAATATTCCTCATTCTATGTTCTCACAGTGCATATTACAGGGAGCCTTGCACCTCTTATATAAACATGAGGGCAGTGAGTGCGTAgtgtagaaaaataaagaaagactaCAGAAGTTTgttacaacaaaatcaatgagaaaaggaaagaaaatgtagAAACTTCTAGAGCTGCTAAGGTGGATTATCCAGCTTGGATTTTTTTGAATATGCATCTTCTTGAATAAGGGTGTCAATCACATAAGACTCAACCTTAAGGTGAAAAATCGATCAGATACTAATGGTTTAGTGAAAACATCTTCTGCTAGTTGATCTTTGTTGCTGCAGAATTGAACTTGAAGGGTTTTTGCTGCTACTCGATCTCTGACAAAGTGAAAGTCCACATCCATATGCTTGGTACGTGAGTGGTGGACATGATTTGAGGTTAAGTATGTGGCTCCTAAGTCATCACACCACAGAACAGGTGGATGGAATAGTGAGAAGCCAAATTCCTTGAGTAAAGTTTGTAACCATACAAGTTCTGCAGTTGTATTGGCCAGAGACTTGTATTCAGTCTCACTGCTTGATAGCTACAGTATGTTGCTTGCGAAAACTCCAAGAAATCAAATGATTAcccaaaaatatacaaaatccaCCTGTAGACCTCCTATCATCAGGGCATCTAGCCCAGCATGCATGAAGAACaaaactagattttttttttagagaaataagCCATGATTAATGGTGGACTTGAGATACGTAGGTATTCTTTTTACTGTTGTCCAATGAGTGTTTTTGGGTTCATGCATAAATTGGCTGACTTTATTGACTGCAAAGGAGACATCAGGTCTGGTTAAGGAAAGGTACTAGAGGCTGCCTACAGTGCTCCTAAAAAGTGTAATATCTTCAAAGGAAGGCAagtcaaatttggagagtttGGTTGAGGCAGACATGGGAGAGGAGATTGGATTAGCACCAAGTGTATTGGTTTTCTTTAACAAGTCAGagatatattttctttgagaaatgaGTAAACCATCATTAAGATAATTAAGCTCtaatccaagaaaataagacAGTAAACCCAAATCTGTGACATGAAAAACTTGACCCGAAGATTCAATTAAATGATCAACAGCAAAGTTAGAGGATGATATAATGatcatgtcatcaacatacaccaAAATGAAGATACAGAGATCActtttatgcaaaataaataatgatggaTCACCTTTAGAAGCCACAAAACCATAGTCCAGGAGCTTAGCTCCGAGAACCAAGCTATTGGAGCTTGCttaaggccataaatggccttaTTTAATTTGCACACAAAGTTAGGTCGCATAGGATCAATAAATCATTGCAGTTGTTGCATGAACACAATTTCATTAAGGGtaccatgaagaaaagcattatGTATGTCAATTTGTCTAAGACACCAACTTCTAGAAACAACAAGAGATAACATTAAATAGATTTTGAGGGTTTTACCACAGGGCTGAAGGTCTCATTATAGTCAATATCGTGCTGTTGATGGAAACCCTTTGTAACAAGTCGTGCTTTCCTCCTTTCAATGGAGCCATTGGGTCGCAACTTAGTTTAAAAAACCCACCTACAACCAACAATATTAGACACAGAGGAAGGAGGGACAAAGGTCCAGGTGTTTGTTTTTACAAGGGCTTCAAATTCTTTGGTTATGGCAGATTTCCATTCAGGAAATTTTGAGGCGATTATGAAGGAGGATGGTTCGTCAGGATCTAGAGCAATGGAAAGAAAATAGTGGTGTGTTGGATACGGGACAACCTTGTCCTTGGCAATGCGAGGGCGAGAGGAGTTGGTTTGAAAGCGAGTAATGATGGGGAACGAGGAGGAAttaagagaggaggagaagagggaGCCTGTGAGGGTGATTCGATGAGTGATCTAGAGGAAGTAAGGGAGTTAGGGTTTTCGTCGAGAGAATTTGGGGAAGAAAATGGTGTATTGTTTGGTTGAGTGTTTAGAACAGGAGATACGGGTGAATTAACAGTGTTTGGTTGTGTGGGCTGAATTTTAGAGAAGGTTATGGGCCTAGGAGAGAAAGAAGGAATGAACTCAGAGGGAGTTGGACGTGAAGGTGCTGGACCAAGTATTGAATTTGGAAAGCAAGGAAGAGATATGGTTGGTGGATTGGGTTGACGATTAGAAAAAGAGTCTATAGTCTTTTGATGTAGAAAATTggtttcattaaaaacatcCTGTGAAATGTAAAgttgatttgaattttgatcaaGGCATTTGTATCCCTTGTGAGATGGACTATACCCAAGAAAAAGACATGATGTAGAACGAAAACTAAGTTTGTGACGATTATAAGGACGTAAATTAGGTCAACATTcacaaccaaaaacttttaaaaaagaataatctgGGGGTTTGTAATAAACCATAAATAAGGTGAACGATTTTGCAAGATTGGTGTGAGGAGTAAATTAATGAGATATACAACGGTTTCAAAAGCATCATCCCAATAAGATAGAGGGAGAGATGCATGAGCTAAGAGTGCAAGACCGGTCTCAACAATATATCgatgttttctctcaactaGACCGTTTTGTTGGTGTGTGTGGGGACAAGAAAAACGATGTGTGATGCCAAGAGTTTTGCAAAGGTTCATAAGAGGTCAAAATTCACCCCTATGTCCGTTTGAATGGAGATAATTTTGGAATTAAAAAATCTTTcagcaaatgaaataaaagaagtgAAAACATTAAGcacatcaaatttatttttgagtggAAAGAGCCATGTAAATCTAGTAAAATGATCCACTATTAATAGATAGTATTTAAAACCATTTCTTGAAACAAAAGGGGTCAGGCCCTATACATTAACCCATAAAATATCTAGTGGCTTGACAGATTTTGTAGAGCCCATTTTAAAGGGTAACTGATGGGCCTTGGCCGAAGGACATTGAGAACAAACAAATGAGGGACTTGGGAAATAAGGCAAACATGTGGTGCTCATTATTCGAGCTACGGTTTCAAGAGATGGGTGGCCAAGTCTCTTGTGCCAACAACTCACGGAAGCTTTCTCGCCAATGTATGCTGATGGAGGAGcagattttgaagaaaatgggAAATGATAGAGGCCATTGGTCAGCTGATGAGGGGCTTCCCGGTCAAATTGTCCTTTACCAAGAAGTGAGTtgcatgaaattaaaaaaagcaaGAATTGTCAACACaaaattggaaaacaaaaaccagattttttgttatagtcGGCACATGAAGAAGATTATGAagtttagaagaagaagaagaagaagaagaatgacgAGAAAGAGAGGAATCACCAATGTTTTGAATCGGTAGACCAGTTCCATTGCCAACCCGTATCTGTTCACTGCCACTATATGGTTCGGATGAGATGTTTAACTGAGATAAATCATGTGTCATATGGTGGGTAGCAGCATTATCTGGGTACCAAGTGGAATCTTGTATAGCCGAAGGTGATGTATAATTGGCAGAGAAAGAACGAGGGGGATCGTATTGGTATGCATGATCAAACCTGAAGTGGCATTAGAGGGCAACATGTCCAGGTTTATTGCAAACCTGACAAGTTGGACGACTTGATTGGTTATGGTAGGTCTGAAAATTGGGGCTGGAATTTTAAGACAACCTTCCTCTGTTTGAAGGGGACCTGCCTTGTCCTCTGCCATGACGGCCTCCATGATAGGAACCCCAGCTTCCACGTTGGTCACGGTGACTTAAGCTAAAGTTGACCGATGGTTCAAAAGGAGTTGACAGAGTTGTGCTTTCAGGCTGTATGACTCAGACGACTTTCATGAATAGGAAGAAGATGGTAAAGCTCATGAGAGGTGACAAGAGCATTTCTAGTAGTTATTGAGGTGACAAAGCTTTCATAGTTTGGACCAAGACCATTTAAGAGGTATGTAACAAACTCTTTATCAGAAATGGGACTATCTATGGCAACAAGGGTATCCactaacatttttattttgctaAAGTAATCAAAAATGGATTCTTCTCCACGACTTAAGTTTGCAAGTTGAAAACGTATTTGGAAATCTTTGGCCTGAGAATGAGAACTAAACATTCTTTCAAGAGAGAGCCAGAGGTCTCGTGATGTTCCTGCAGAAATCACATGAACAATAAGAGATTCACTTAATGATGAAAACAGAAtgcttaaaataaattgatcagTCTGCTGCCATGAGAGATAGGCAGGATTGATCTTTAGAGCAGAGTTTGTTTCAGAGGGAAGCATTTTGGGAGGGGAAGGTTGTGTTCCATCGACAAATGAGTAGAGGTCTTGGCCTCTTAGATAAGTAGAGATCTGCACTTTCCATAGTAGATAGTTTTCAGAGATAAGTTTAAGTGTGATTAGATGGAAAAATGAGGAAGGAATAGAGGTTGATGATGGAGAGCTTTGAGCCATGatgaaaaaggaaggaaaaaaaaaaggaagaggatAAGAGAGACTGCTATTCTTAGCAGTTCTGATAccataacaacaaaataaaaagagcaGAAAACATTCTCTAATATTCCTCATTCTATAATCTCACAGTGCATATTACAAGGAACCTTGCACCTCTTATATATAGACATGAGGGCAGTAAGTGTGTAgtgcagaaaaataaagataaactGCAGAATTTTGTTACAACAGAATCAatcagaaaaggaaagaaaatgtagAAACTTCTAGAGTTGCTGAGGAGGATTATCCAGCTTGGATTTTTGAATCTGCATCTTCTTGAATAAGGTTGATATATACTTACTAACTTTCAATACCCTATCCTGCGCCGCCCATGCATGCTCATAAACTTCCCAATTCCATTCCATGCATATTTGTTCTAGCTACGTACGTGAGTACGCGGTCATGCATGAATCAAAATCCAAGACCCTCAATCTAGTCCTACGTTGATTTTGCGTGCTCCCATGATCAGCATGCATGCAAAAGCAAATCTCTTTGTTCGTTAACTGATCGAGACTCTTCCGTTCAGATAAAGCATACATTGTCGGCCGAGGTATTCCGGCGGATGCGCTCGCTGGCACTACCTTTCTTCCTCGACCCGACAGTCGACCCACCCGTCGGTTGATGATCTCCACCGCAAACGATCTGACATTGACACCCGCATATGTTGCTGAAGCACGAGAACAATCCATTGCCGCTGTCGGTGTTACGCCGCGAGTGTCGATTCTCACTGGACCTTATGCTCGAGAACTCATTGCCCCGGTCGTACACCGGCGGGAGCTCCGTCCGCCACCTCTCCAGCTTCGACTGTAGCCCCTCCACGCTCTCATCCATACTGGGCGCCCCGCCAATGATCGAGCTCCCTTCCTCGTCCAGTCGTTGCACCTTCGCCATCTCCGCCGCAACCTCCGACGGAGAAGGACCCAGTTCAGACTCCGTCAAGAACGCCCTCGTCGACCTGCGTGGGGTGGTGGCATATTCCATCGCCGTCGACCTTCGCGGCGTTGCGTACTCCAATAGCCCGTTGAACTTGTGGAAGGATTTCGCCCGCATGGGCGTAGCGGTAGCACTAGCGCGGGGGTGGACCGGGGTCGCACGTGGATGCTTTGGAGTCGCACGTGCGTGACTGGGAGTCATACGTGGGTGCATGGGAGTTGTGGCTTTTCTCGGGGCCCCGAAATCCAAGTCGAAACCCGATTTCTCAAGAGTGCTCAGTCTCACCTTTGGTTTCTCCACCTCCGACTCAGACGAGTTGTCGATTTCTTTCACGGGGTTTGCGTTTAATACCACCCGTTTCGGCGTCGGATACACATCTGCAGCTACTTCCGACGAGCTGTGCACAGAACTCGGTCTGCCATTACTAGCCTTTTCCCGGCCTTTCTTCGGTGTTGGATCCCATCCAACTTCCGAGCCGCTGATTACCGAGCTTGATCTCCCGTAAGGTTTTGCGAGTTTACCCATGTTTGGAGCTTCCATGCCATAAACTTCGGAGCCACTAATGATGGAGCTGTACTCtattttgttcttgttcttcctACGCCTTCCGACTTCCGAGCCGCTGATCAACGAACTTGCTTTGgaccatattttctttttctttggacCCACTTCAGAGCCGTTGACCATGGAGCTCGAATTTAGATTGGATTTCTGTTGGACCGCCCGAAATTCTGACGTCCGGAGATCTGATGCGATCATGGAGCTGGTGTCACTCTTGGTGCGCCTTATCGAAGGCTTCGAAACTGCCGTCTGAAGAGAACCGTTGCCTTGAAGATGGGAGTCCTCCTCGCCCATCAGATGGCGATATCCCACAGCCCCCGAGGAGTTGAGCTGAGAGTACAACGGCATGCTCCTCATGGAACTGTTGAGAATCCCCACGCCGATATTCAGAATCCCCTGTGGCCGACCCGATGGCCTCCGGACCTGCAGAGCCACGAACCTCATTCCGACCTTTACCTGGTTGTTGTTTTGGTTGTGCGACTGGGGAAGGTTCGGGATGAGATTACCGACGAGGACACGGACGGTGCCCACGTGGACGTCTCGGAACCAGTGGAGGGCGTAAATCTCAATCATGACTGCGGAGGTGTCGGAGTGGAGGAACTCGTCGTCGACGCGGAAGACGAACTTGTCGTTCCAGGTGGGGTTGTTATCGCCCTGAGAGTCCACCCGGGTCGAAAGTTTCCGGTCCGAATGGACCCACGCCACAGCGTACGTCCGCATGGAACGCGATACATTTGCGAGGTCTTGTGCCGATATGAGATTGAGTTCCAGGAGCTGGAACGGTGCTAAAATGGTTGACATAAtatatgagttatatatatgtactgttGAAAAGGATCTCAGagaaacaaatcaaatattgttCTTTGTTGGGCAGGGAATATGAAAGTAGAGAAGGTGTTGGGGTTGCCGTGAGCAGCGGAGTCCGCTCGATCGCCGGCGTCCGATCGAGAGGAAGACGACGACGTCGGCGAGGGAGGGATATTTGATGGGCATGAAATTAAGTCAGGGAGAGAACGTGCATGGCATTTTGAGAgctgggaaaagagagagagagagagagagagagggagggaggccGATCAATAAGGGTAGCTAAGCGATGAGAATTAATTAGGGGACAGCAGAAAGAACGGAGTTTGGTTGGTTACCATTGACCAGAgagtttaatttgttttttgctgTTTGATTGGTCGTGAGTCAATTTCCCAACTGCATTATGGTTTGCATTCGAGGGTTGCTTAATTTAGGAAGAGGGTGGTCGGGTTaaggtctatatatattaagccACCTAATTCTCATGCAGCAGCCACTGCAACAGATCATTGCTCCCATAAGCGTGAGCAGCACTCAAATATCCTAACAGATCATTTCACAAGGAATCTTCCATGCATGCACAAATGAGGATATATATGGCACTTCTCTCATATCTAGAAGATCATTCTCATATAACCAACTGAGTAATTGTACACCGTATGATCAAAATTGTAATCAGATTGTTCTCCTTGGTATTAAATATGGATTGAAAATGCAATGTAAAAGTGTGAATGAGATATACAAGAAATACGAATGAAAGAGCTTTGCCTCCATTGAGACTTTTCTTCGAATACTTAGTGTGCTTGTTTCTTTAGCTTCTGCCATAAACTCATTAAGGTCTAAtcatcttattaatttttttttcatgtttggtAACATGAGAGAATGTGGCTGATATAGATCATCTGGTTTTGTTTGgcaagcataaaaaaaaaaaaattgtctatttttgtgaaaaaataaggTTAAAAACTTAATATAAAGaatttcactacaagaaaaaaatttatttaatttgtagcTTGTTATAATATTCTgcgaaaatgatcattttttatcCAAATGAGTCAATTTTCATTGTAAAAGTCATTGTCGTCGCAAATAATTCATCATaactacctttttttttttttttttgtagtgtttatAAGATATCAGTGGGTAGAAATAAACATTTTGTCAATGAATACCTGAATACAAATAAGTTGGTTTAATTTGAAAGTaccaataatttatattattgaagaaatcTATATATCATGGTCAGTGAGCTTCGAGTATGTTTCCTCTGTAAAGGAAGATTgagaaaaagttttcaaaatgggacacacacacacacacatatatatatatatatatatatatatatatatatatagggacttTATATCTAGccaatccaagaaaaaaaaatggggcaGTCCTACTGATCGTAGTTTAAGGTTGCTGTAATATTatgtctattttaaaaaattaagaattttttatacGATTCAAGAATTGCCAATTATAAAGGTTGATAAttgaaagaatatttttttagtgcttAAAGTCTTAtctaaattaagaaattaaagaaagaagTATGTTGATGCCATGTTTCGCAGTCCGAGCAACTTCACAATTCCCGTTCAGATCctacaagaacaagagaaatggGAGCTCGGGGTGATGAGAAGCACCTCCGATACTTAAGTCAGTGCAAGTTTTTGGGAGTTTAGAAAAGTATATATAGAGACCCTCAAGTCCGGCCGCCCAGGGGGGGTGTCGTGCCATCTACAGGCCTGTCATGCCTGATCGTCGCCACTCCGACCAACCTAGACCCAGGTCGTGGCGTGTTCACCCTGCCCATCATTAAATGTGGCGTGGTTTTGATCTGGCACGCCCACTCTCCATGCCTGCCCGGCCGTCGATAACCTAAGGCAGTGACCACTCCTGCCCTTGCATACACGGCTTGTTGGTTAGTAGAAGTGTCAGGCTTTCTGACTGAGTAGTTTGTATTTCATGCGTGATTCATCACCACTCCTTTATGGACCTCCTGGTCTGGTCTCGCCCTTCAGGACCGATCCCTCCTATCCTTTCATATCGATTCCTTTTTGTCGGGCTATCCCGAGACCCATTGGTGCCTCATGGGCTGGGCCTGCGTGTGTTTCAGCCCAACACGGGGAGCAGCCTCCCTCACAAAGTAAATAGATGAATTAATGGAAAGGAGTTTTAAGTGGGaaaagtcattaaaaaaaaatagtgaatgaATTGATCACCATgttataaaatcacaacaatttATGATCTACTTTTGTAACTTAAAAATGTTAAGCCATCATTGGAGACATCAATTGCAGGAGCATGTGAAATAATTGGATGGTCGGAAAACTTAAAGAGGGAGACCaaacatcttcaaaataacTGATAATGCTCGTATCAtgttcctcttttttctttccttttttaaaaaaaaaaaaaaaagatcctgaagatgtgatattaaatgtatCAGCGTAGAGAGGAACTTACATGCTCTTGTAGAATATGGTTTTGAGGGAAGCCATGAAATTGCATAATGTTTGAATGTCTAGGATTTTATGATCGGAAAAATGTTGACAAAAGGCTGAAGTTTGTGCTCAGAAAAGCACACTGTGCTGATTTGAAAACCCCTTGGATCTGATCTGCAAACACAGTCACGTTCTCAAGCCGAATTACTGCAAGAAGAGGATACGAAGATGGAATGATGAATATGGAATATGGGATAATTGAGATC
This window of the Juglans regia cultivar Chandler chromosome 12, Walnut 2.0, whole genome shotgun sequence genome carries:
- the LOC108981079 gene encoding uncharacterized protein LOC108981079, translated to MSTILAPFQLLELNLISAQDLANVSRSMRTYAVAWVHSDRKLSTRVDSQGDNNPTWNDKFVFRVDDEFLHSDTSAVMIEIYALHWFRDVHVGTVRVLVGNLIPNLPQSHNQNNNQVKVGMRFVALQVRRPSGRPQGILNIGVGILNSSMRSMPLYSQLNSSGAVGYRHLMGEEDSHLQGNGSLQTAVSKPSIRRTKSDTSSMIASDLRTSEFRAVQQKSNLNSSSMVNGSEVGPKKKKIWSKASSLISGSEVGRRRKNKNKIEYSSIISGSEVYGMEAPNMGKLAKPYGRSSSVISGSEVGWDPTPKKGREKASNGRPSSVHSSSEVAADVYPTPKRVVLNANPVKEIDNSSESEVEKPKVRLSTLEKSGFDLDFGAPRKATTPMHPRMTPSHARATPKHPRATPVHPRASATATPMRAKSFHKFNGLLEYATPRRSTAMEYATTPRRSTRAFLTESELGPSPSEVAAEMAKVQRLDEEGSSIIGGAPSMDESVEGLQSKLERWRTELPPVYDRGNEFSSIRSSENRHSRRNTDSGNGLFSCFSNICGCQCQIVCGGDHQPTGGSTVGSRKKGSASERIRRNTSADNVCFI